CGTGCTGCGGCACCAGATGGGCCTCGACCGGCCGCTTGCCGCGCAGTTCGTGGACTATCTCGGACAGCTGGCGACGTTCCGGTTCGGCACGTCGTACGTGAACCCGGGCCTGCGGGTCGGCGACCTTCTATCGACGGCGCTTCCGATCAGCCTGCGGCTGGCCGCGCTGGCGGTGGCGGTCGCCGCCGTCGCCGGGACGCTGCTCGGCGTCGTCGCGGCGGCCGTCCAGGGCCGGCCGCTCGACCGGCTGATCCAATTCGGGACGGTGCTCGGGCTCTCGGTGCCGAGCTTCGTGACCGCCGCGGCGCTGGTCTACCTCTTCGCGCTGCACTTCCGGCTGCTGCCGGTCGCCGGCTGGGGCCAACCGGTCGACTACGTGCTGCCGGTTGCCGTGCTCGCGGTCGCCCCGCTCGCCTTCATCACCCGCATCGCCCGCTCGAGCGTCGGCCAGGTGCTGCTCGAGGACTACGTGCGCACCGCCCGCAGCAAAGGGCTGCGCACGCGGCGCGTCTTGTTCCGCCACGTGCTGCGGAACGCGGCGCTGCCGGTGGTCACGACGATGGGGTTGGCGTTCGGCACCGCGATCGTCGGCGCGTTCGTCGTCGAGGTCGTGTTCAACGTGCCGGGCATCGCCCGTGTCGCCGTGAACGCCATCTTCCAGCGGGACTACACGGTGCTGCAGGCCACCGTGCTTGTCTACACGGCGCTGTTCTCGTTCGTCAATCTGGCGGTGGACGTGTCGTACGCCTACCTGAACCCCCGTGTCCGTTACTGAGCCGTTGACCGGCGTTCCCGCCCGCCGTCCGCGCCCGTCCTCGGGGCCGCCGCGCGGCCGGTGGCCCATGCTGCTGCACGCGCTGGCCGGCGACCGCCTCGCGGGGGCGTGCGCGGCCTTCCTCCTCGCGGTCGTCCTGCTGGCGGTGGTGGGCCCGTTCCTGACCCGCTACGCCTACGACGCGCAGGACCTCGACGCGCTCTTCCACCTGCCCGGCGCGGCGCACTGGTTCGGCACCGACCAGTTCGGCCGGGATTCGTTCACGCGCATCGTCTACGGCGCGCGCGTCTCGCTGTCGGTGGGGTTCGCGGCCGTCGCCTGCGAGTCGCTGCTCGGGATGACGTGGGGCACCGTCGCCGGCTACTACGGCGGGGCGGTGGACAACGTGTTGATGCGGATCGTCGACCTCCTCATCGGCTTCCCGACGATCCTGCTCGCCATCCTGGTCACGGGGATCTTCGGTCCGAGCCTGACCAACATCGTGATCGCCCTGGTGCTGACCGCCTGGCCGGGGACGGCCCGTACGATTCGGAGCGAGGTCGTCGCGATCCGCGAGCGCGACTACGTGGACGGCGCGAGGGCGCTCGGGGCGACCACGCCGCGGATCCTCGCCCGGCACCTCGTCCCGAACGTCGTGCACCTTCTGATCGTGCGGGCGACGCTCGACGTGAGCACGCTCGTCCTCGCGGAGGCGACGCTCAGCTTCATCGGCATCGGCGTCCAGCCGCCGCACCCGAGCTGGGGCCAGATGATCTACGAGAGCTTCCAGTACCTCGACGGGCACCCGCTGCTGCTCGTCTTCCCCGCCGCGGCGCTCTCGGTCACCGTCATCGCGTTCAACGTCGTCGGCGAGTTTCTGTCGCGCGTGCTCGATCCGCGCTACGTCGCCCGGCGCTAATCGACGCCCGAGGAGGCAGGCAACCGATGTGCGACCGCAACGAGGCCCGCGACCCGTACTACCTGCCGCACCTGACGTGGCCGGAAGTCGGCGAGCTGCTCAAGACGACCGATACGGTGATCCTGCCCTTCGGGGCGATCGAGCAGCACGGGCCGGCACTCCCCATCGGCACCGACACGCTCGGTGTGATCGCGGTCTCGCGCGAGGCCGCCCGCCGGGCGAAGGTCCTGTGCGCGCCGACTCTGTTTCCCGCGCTCTCCAGCCACCACATGAAATTCCCCGGCACGATCACGCTGACCGAGGAGACTTTCAGCCGCGTGGTGCTGGAGGCCGCCGGCTCGCTCGCGTCGCACGGGTTCCGGCGCATCGTGCTGTCGAACGGCCACGGCGGCAACGAGGCGACGCTGACGTATCTCGCCTACCGCATCACGCGCGAGACCCCCGCCTCGGCGATGGTGTTCGGCATCGCCGAGCTGCGCAAGATCTACCTCACGGCGAACATCGACAAGCTGGACATTCACGCGGGCATCGGCGAGACGTCGAGCATGCTGTACCAGCAGCCGGAGCTCGTGCGGACGGAGAAGATCCAGCGCCCCCGCATGACGCTCGACGCCTGGCGTGAACGGCTCCTCACGCAGGTGCGGGCCGACCCGGCGCTCTTGCGGTACGTCACGCTCAAGCTGCCGCCCGTGGACGAGATCTCGTCGAACGGCTGCATTACCTACGGCGATCCCGGCGACGGGACGGTGCAGCGGGGCCGGGAACTGTTCGACGCCTACGTCGAGGCGCTGGTCGCCTTCATTCGGGCCTGGCAAACGGCGACGGCGTGAGCGCGCCTGACCGGCCTAGTCCACCGGGGCGGCTGTCAGATACTCCGCGGCGGCGATGAGATTCGGGACGACCGCGGCCAGGATGCGGTCGCCCTTCTCGCGCGTCGCAAGGGTCGCGTCGCCGAAGACGCCTGTGCCCCGGCGCGGCGCTTCGTCGTCCGTCCGCGGGGGTTGAGCCGGCCCGGGAAGCGGCGCCGGCACGAACAATCCCCGCACCTTCGGCCGGTCCGGAATTTCGCGTACGGTCCGGTCGCGCCGCACCGCGTCGGGGGCGATCGTCAGCATCAGCGATGTTTCGTACTCGTCGGCGTGGCTGCCCGCCGGCTGCCGGAGGAGGCCGTCGAGTGCGCGTCCGCCGAGGTCTTCGATCCGCGTGACGCCCACCAGGACGCAGCGGCCCCGCCGCAGGTCGCGGGCGACGACCTCCAGGACCGGGAACGTCGAGATCCCGGTGTTGAGGATGAGGAACCGCCGCGGCCCGTGCCGGTGCAGCGACAACACGATCTCGCGCACCGCCGCGCCGAACGTGGCGGCCTCGAGGTGGGTGCTGCCGGGAAAATGCGCAAACGACGGATAGTACCCGTAGGTGACCGCCGGAGCGACGACGCACGGGACGCGTTCCGCCACGCGCGCCGCGAGATAGTCGGCGAGAACGCGGTCGGTTCCGAGCGGCAGGTGCGGGCCGTGTTCCTTGGCGGCCGCGCCAACCGGAAGCACGACGAGCGGATCCCGCCGGAACAGTTCGGCCGCTTCCGGCCAGGCGAGCCGCTCGAGGTAGACGCCCTGCGCTACGACCACGTAATGACCGGATAGTTGGTCAGCCGTTCGTACCCGGTCTCGGTCACCAAGAGCGTGTCCTCCACCACGCCGGTTCCCAAACCTTCCACGACGACCATCGGTTCATAGGCCACCGTCATCCGGGGCCGCAGTGCCGTGGCGTTGCCGGCGTAAAGGCCGGGCACTTCGATCACCGACATGCCGATGCCGTGCCCGAATCCCCCGGCGCAGTAGTACGGCTCGAAGCGGGTGCCCCGAACGACGGCCAGCAGCGCGTTCGAGACGTCCTCGACGGTGCAGCCGGGCCGGATCGCGCTGAGGCCGGCGTGGTACAAATCGGCGCCGACCGACAGCAGGTCGCGGACTCGCCCGGCGGCGCGGCCCACGGCGGTACAGCGGCTCGTGTCGGCTGCGTAGCCGTGATAGGCGGCGCCGAGGTCGATGAACACGCTCTCGCCGTCCCGCAGCGCGCGCCGCCGCGGCGTCCCGTGCTTCAGTCCCGCCTGCTCGCCGCCGACCACGCACGTGGCGAAGGCCTCGCGGCCCCCGAGCGCGTGCATCCGCTGGACGCCCGCCGCGGCGACGACCGTCTCCTCGACGCCGGCCTCGAGGGTGGCGAAGACGGCTCTCATCGCCTCGTCGGAGATCTCGCCGGCGCGCCGCATCGCCGCGATCTCCTCGTCGCTCTTTTCGAGCCGGATGCGCGCGAGGATCTGGTCGGCCGGCACGAGCTCCGGCAGGCGCCGCGCGAGCGCGGCGTACAATCCGTAGGGAAGCGACGCGCCGCCCGCGAGGCCCACGCGGCGCGCGGAGCCGGCGGCGTCGGCGGCGAGTCCCGCGATCTCGTCGGCCGCCCCGCCGTAGACGGGGCCGAGGGCCACACGCACGTCCGTCACCCGGCACATCCAGATCATCGAGTGCATCGGCTCTCCGTGCAGCACCGCGTCCGTCACGACCGTCATCGTGCCGTCCGGCCGCGCGATGCAGAACGCGCTGCCAAACGCGGGGACGTAGTTGGTGAGGTAGGCGATCGCCGATGGAGAGGCCGCGTTCGCGTACACGCACAGAGCATCGAGGCCCTCGCGCGCCATCGCGGTCCGGAGCGCCGTAACGCGCCGGTCGTACTCGGCGTCGCTGAACGCCTGCACCAGATACGGACGCCGCGACTCCAAATCGTAGGGAACACGGGGCATCGGGGAACGCACCTCCCAGGCCTCTGCCAATTGGCCGAACCCGGCGGGACTCCCTGCCCGGCCGGCGCCGCAGCGCCGGGCGGCAGGACTCCCGCGCCCGGAATCGGAACCCCGGAGCGATCCCAGAGACGGAGGCGGCGAATGATCCTGGTTCATCAACGCTACACGGCCCGGCCCGGGCTGCGGGAACGCGTGCTCGAGACGCGGATCGAGGCGTCCAGGCGCCTGGCCGAGCTCGGCGTGCCCGCGGGGCAGATCTGGGTGCCGGTGACGGATGAGCCCGGCATCGATCCGGCCGACGCCGCCGACGTGATCTGGGAGTGCACGTATCCGGACCTGCCCGATCGCGAGCGCGCACGAGCGTTTCAGGAGGCCGATCCCGCGTTCGCGGCGGTCCGGATGCGACAGGGGGGGCAGTTGACGCGGTGGACCCGGGAGCACTACCGTCTCGTGGAGTGGCGCCGGACCCCGTGACACCCGCACACCCCGGCGGCGTACGAACGCAGGCGGCGCCTGTCGACGCGCGCGTCTCGGCACAGCAGGTGGCCGATGTGCTGGCCGCCGCGCTGCACACGGGCGTGGAAATCGTCGACCGCGATCTCGTACGGCTGGCGGCGGCGCGGGTGACCGCGTGGCGCCGGGATCGGGCGCCGCGGCCTTCGTTGTAC
The genomic region above belongs to bacterium and contains:
- a CDS encoding ABC transporter permease; the protein is MARYVVYRVVMAVPLFAGAALLIFVAGHLAPGDPVQTLLGDRYTPATAAVLRHQMGLDRPLAAQFVDYLGQLATFRFGTSYVNPGLRVGDLLSTALPISLRLAALAVAVAAVAGTLLGVVAAAVQGRPLDRLIQFGTVLGLSVPSFVTAAALVYLFALHFRLLPVAGWGQPVDYVLPVAVLAVAPLAFITRIARSSVGQVLLEDYVRTARSKGLRTRRVLFRHVLRNAALPVVTTMGLAFGTAIVGAFVVEVVFNVPGIARVAVNAIFQRDYTVLQATVLVYTALFSFVNLAVDVSYAYLNPRVRY
- a CDS encoding creatininase family protein — its product is MCDRNEARDPYYLPHLTWPEVGELLKTTDTVILPFGAIEQHGPALPIGTDTLGVIAVSREAARRAKVLCAPTLFPALSSHHMKFPGTITLTEETFSRVVLEAAGSLASHGFRRIVLSNGHGGNEATLTYLAYRITRETPASAMVFGIAELRKIYLTANIDKLDIHAGIGETSSMLYQQPELVRTEKIQRPRMTLDAWRERLLTQVRADPALLRYVTLKLPPVDEISSNGCITYGDPGDGTVQRGRELFDAYVEALVAFIRAWQTATA
- a CDS encoding ABC transporter permease: MLLHALAGDRLAGACAAFLLAVVLLAVVGPFLTRYAYDAQDLDALFHLPGAAHWFGTDQFGRDSFTRIVYGARVSLSVGFAAVACESLLGMTWGTVAGYYGGAVDNVLMRIVDLLIGFPTILLAILVTGIFGPSLTNIVIALVLTAWPGTARTIRSEVVAIRERDYVDGARALGATTPRILARHLVPNVVHLLIVRATLDVSTLVLAEATLSFIGIGVQPPHPSWGQMIYESFQYLDGHPLLLVFPAAALSVTVIAFNVVGEFLSRVLDPRYVARR
- a CDS encoding creatininase family protein gives rise to the protein MVVAQGVYLERLAWPEAAELFRRDPLVVLPVGAAAKEHGPHLPLGTDRVLADYLAARVAERVPCVVAPAVTYGYYPSFAHFPGSTHLEAATFGAAVREIVLSLHRHGPRRFLILNTGISTFPVLEVVARDLRRGRCVLVGVTRIEDLGGRALDGLLRQPAGSHADEYETSLMLTIAPDAVRRDRTVREIPDRPKVRGLFVPAPLPGPAQPPRTDDEAPRRGTGVFGDATLATREKGDRILAAVVPNLIAAAEYLTAAPVD
- a CDS encoding Xaa-Pro peptidase family protein; amino-acid sequence: MPRVPYDLESRRPYLVQAFSDAEYDRRVTALRTAMAREGLDALCVYANAASPSAIAYLTNYVPAFGSAFCIARPDGTMTVVTDAVLHGEPMHSMIWMCRVTDVRVALGPVYGGAADEIAGLAADAAGSARRVGLAGGASLPYGLYAALARRLPELVPADQILARIRLEKSDEEIAAMRRAGEISDEAMRAVFATLEAGVEETVVAAAGVQRMHALGGREAFATCVVGGEQAGLKHGTPRRRALRDGESVFIDLGAAYHGYAADTSRCTAVGRAAGRVRDLLSVGADLYHAGLSAIRPGCTVEDVSNALLAVVRGTRFEPYYCAGGFGHGIGMSVIEVPGLYAGNATALRPRMTVAYEPMVVVEGLGTGVVEDTLLVTETGYERLTNYPVITWS